Proteins found in one Quercus robur chromosome 2, dhQueRobu3.1, whole genome shotgun sequence genomic segment:
- the LOC126713844 gene encoding uncharacterized protein LOC126713844 isoform X1 has translation MDPPPPSSTTKLRLMCSYGGNIVPNPRTNSLHYVGGDTKIISLNPTTTATLSSLTSLLSSTLSLPFPLPFSLKYLLPPHHDLSSLIPLLSDSDLLLFLHHLLCFSSSPSSSRIRLFLFRLSVIHHPKTELWFSDALKSAKINMTESFSAGELSNGTVSNAESIVLETSSSFGSTSSSASSSSATNLSSIKAHVDDSKLTLPTSDSFTSDNSATSAISQPQSITCHNPVVQVSSMENNVSSKPLESVSVSPISDSSSGVPAYKSILVSGYPLPLQLNQLQQQQVQFVQVGANYIPHNSTGVLPNTSCYTMYPAQPLQQFHYQPNQLCPVYFVPVGQMPPYSLPVQCGLVNTVTAPNQPPMLPNASLIAPQVAYKEAPVAPAKPDLPSQFYRTTLAHVAAPLVPVPVSYNENQQQPVGIPQMHHQPQSIPIPSRESANFNNGLDDDPARVQIYKSQPPPPSVPSQYQTMTKATANLLSEALAQLHKDNLKQEIRPLQQQ, from the exons ATGGACCCACCGCCACCCTCTTCCACCACAAAGCTCCGCCTAATGTGCAGCTACGGCGGTAACATAGTCCCAAACCCTCGCACAAACTCACTTCACTACGTAGGTGGTGACACTAAAATCATTTCTCTAAAccccaccaccaccgccactcTTTCCTCCCTTACTTCCCTCCTTTCTTCCACTCTTTCCctccctttccctctccctttctctctcaaatacCTCCTCCCTCCTCACCATGACCTTTCCTCTCTCATCCCTCTCCTCTCTGACTCTGACCTCCTTCTcttcctccaccacctcctttgtttctcttcctctccttcCTCTTCCCGTATCAGACTTTTTCTCTTCCGTCTCTCTGTCATTCACCACCCCAAGACTGAGCTTTGGTTCTCTGATGCACTTAAGAGCGCTAAGATCAATATGACTGAGAGTTTCAGTGCTGGGGAGCTCAGTAATGGTACTGTTTCCAATGCTGAATCTATTGTGTTGGAGACTAGTTCGTCTTTTGGGTCCACTTCGTCCTCAGCTTCGTCTTCTTCCGCCACCAATTTGTCTTCCATTAAAGCTCATGTTGACGATAGTAAGCTTACCTTGCCTACTTCGGACTCGTTTACAAG TGATAATAGTGCTACAAGTGCAATTTCCCAGCCACAGAGTATAACCTGCCACAACCCAGTTGTTCAAGTTTCTTCCATGGAGAATAATGTATCTTCTAAGCCCCTTGAATCAGTATCAGTGAGTCCTATTTCTGACTCATCCTCTGGTGTACCAGCATATAAATCGATTTTGGTCTCTGGGTATCCATTACCTTTACAATTAAATCAGCTGCAGCAACAACAAGTGCAGTTTGTACAAGTGGGTGCCAACTACATACCCCATAATTCCACTGGTGTATTGCCAAATACATCTTGTTACACAATGTATCCAGCGCAGCCACTTCAGCAATTCCATTATCAGCCCAATCAGCTGTGCCCAGTTTACTTTGTACCTGTTGGGCAGATGCCACCTTACAGTTTGCCTGTGCAATGTGGTTTGGTTAACACTGTGACTGCTCCCAATCAGCCCCCTATGCTTCCAAATGCTTCCTTGATTGCTCCCCAAGTTGCTTACAAGGAGGCTCCAGTAGCTCCTGCCAAACCTGATTTGCCCTCACAATTTTACAGAACCACTCTTGCCCATGTGGCGGCACCACTTGTTCCTGTTCCTGTTTCCTATAATGAAAATCAGCAACAACCTGTGGGTATTCCTCAAATGCATCACCAACCTCAGTCTATTCCAATTCCTTCCCGTGAATCTGCTAATTTCAATAACGGGCTTGATGATGACCCTGCACGTGTCCAAATATACAAATCTCAGCCTCCGCCACCCTCGGTGCCTTCTCAGTACCAAACCATGACCAAAGCGACAGCAAACCTGTTATCTGAGGCTTTGGCTCAGTTGCATAAAGACAACCTCAAGCAAGAGATCAGACCATTGCAGCAACAATGA
- the LOC126713844 gene encoding uncharacterized protein LOC126713844 isoform X2: MDPPPPSSTTKLRLMCSYGGNIVPNPRTNSLHYVGGDTKIISLNPTTTATLSSLTSLLSSTLSLPFPLPFSLKYLLPPHHDLSSLIPLLSDSDLLLFLHHLLCFSSSPSSSRIRLFLFRLSVIHHPKTELWFSDALKSAKINMTESFSAGELSNGTVSNAESIVLETSSSFGSTSSSASSSSATNLSSIKAHVDDSKLTLPTSDSFTSATSAISQPQSITCHNPVVQVSSMENNVSSKPLESVSVSPISDSSSGVPAYKSILVSGYPLPLQLNQLQQQQVQFVQVGANYIPHNSTGVLPNTSCYTMYPAQPLQQFHYQPNQLCPVYFVPVGQMPPYSLPVQCGLVNTVTAPNQPPMLPNASLIAPQVAYKEAPVAPAKPDLPSQFYRTTLAHVAAPLVPVPVSYNENQQQPVGIPQMHHQPQSIPIPSRESANFNNGLDDDPARVQIYKSQPPPPSVPSQYQTMTKATANLLSEALAQLHKDNLKQEIRPLQQQ, translated from the exons ATGGACCCACCGCCACCCTCTTCCACCACAAAGCTCCGCCTAATGTGCAGCTACGGCGGTAACATAGTCCCAAACCCTCGCACAAACTCACTTCACTACGTAGGTGGTGACACTAAAATCATTTCTCTAAAccccaccaccaccgccactcTTTCCTCCCTTACTTCCCTCCTTTCTTCCACTCTTTCCctccctttccctctccctttctctctcaaatacCTCCTCCCTCCTCACCATGACCTTTCCTCTCTCATCCCTCTCCTCTCTGACTCTGACCTCCTTCTcttcctccaccacctcctttgtttctcttcctctccttcCTCTTCCCGTATCAGACTTTTTCTCTTCCGTCTCTCTGTCATTCACCACCCCAAGACTGAGCTTTGGTTCTCTGATGCACTTAAGAGCGCTAAGATCAATATGACTGAGAGTTTCAGTGCTGGGGAGCTCAGTAATGGTACTGTTTCCAATGCTGAATCTATTGTGTTGGAGACTAGTTCGTCTTTTGGGTCCACTTCGTCCTCAGCTTCGTCTTCTTCCGCCACCAATTTGTCTTCCATTAAAGCTCATGTTGACGATAGTAAGCTTACCTTGCCTACTTCGGACTCGTTTACAAG TGCTACAAGTGCAATTTCCCAGCCACAGAGTATAACCTGCCACAACCCAGTTGTTCAAGTTTCTTCCATGGAGAATAATGTATCTTCTAAGCCCCTTGAATCAGTATCAGTGAGTCCTATTTCTGACTCATCCTCTGGTGTACCAGCATATAAATCGATTTTGGTCTCTGGGTATCCATTACCTTTACAATTAAATCAGCTGCAGCAACAACAAGTGCAGTTTGTACAAGTGGGTGCCAACTACATACCCCATAATTCCACTGGTGTATTGCCAAATACATCTTGTTACACAATGTATCCAGCGCAGCCACTTCAGCAATTCCATTATCAGCCCAATCAGCTGTGCCCAGTTTACTTTGTACCTGTTGGGCAGATGCCACCTTACAGTTTGCCTGTGCAATGTGGTTTGGTTAACACTGTGACTGCTCCCAATCAGCCCCCTATGCTTCCAAATGCTTCCTTGATTGCTCCCCAAGTTGCTTACAAGGAGGCTCCAGTAGCTCCTGCCAAACCTGATTTGCCCTCACAATTTTACAGAACCACTCTTGCCCATGTGGCGGCACCACTTGTTCCTGTTCCTGTTTCCTATAATGAAAATCAGCAACAACCTGTGGGTATTCCTCAAATGCATCACCAACCTCAGTCTATTCCAATTCCTTCCCGTGAATCTGCTAATTTCAATAACGGGCTTGATGATGACCCTGCACGTGTCCAAATATACAAATCTCAGCCTCCGCCACCCTCGGTGCCTTCTCAGTACCAAACCATGACCAAAGCGACAGCAAACCTGTTATCTGAGGCTTTGGCTCAGTTGCATAAAGACAACCTCAAGCAAGAGATCAGACCATTGCAGCAACAATGA
- the LOC126713847 gene encoding receptor protein kinase-like protein ZAR1, with protein MNLQVIFLYFLICNYFAIVRSLSDDGNALLSFKNSIENYTDDPLNNWNSTDISPCSWHGVKCRGDRVVSLSIPNRKLVGSLPAALGNLRELRHVNLRNNKFFGSLPPDLFHAKELKTLVLSGNSLSGPIPHEIGNLKNLQILDFSQNSFNGSIPSSLVQCNRLKTLSLGQNSLTGPLIDVFGTSLIALQRVDLSFNRLSGSIPSTMGNLSSLKGTLNLSHNFLNGTIPASLGSLPETVYIDLSYNNLSGNIPQVGTLLSIGPTAFAGNSLLCGLPLNISCSSSHPDSQSLFHFPSQNSDSSSGKNGKGSNSCLSIVITIVASVIVGICLIGLLVSNRCRKITACKDGEQAGGCSFEKALMVRKEFFCFAKGSPEIISENMGHYNFVQLEQQLNFDLDQLLKASAFLLGKSGTGIVYKVVLADGRALAVRRLGEDGGSQRFREFQAEVEAIGKVRHPNIAALRAYCWSVDEKLLIYDYIPNGDLATAIHGKAGTVPFRPLSWPVRLRIMKGIAKGLAYLHEFSPKRYVHGNLKPSNILLGQNMEPYISDFGLCRLLNTDRGSQTYELDQMTSGTPQSNSPFEFLPTSPTVTVGSSYQSPEVSKVTKPSQKWDIYSYGVILLEMISGKFPMIKMGSMEIDLAQWVQLSFEERKPLYHVLDPFMAHDLDEEKEIVDVVKIALACAQKSPERRPSMRYVCDNLERLAPSIN; from the exons ATGAATTTACAAGTAATCTTCCTGTATTTCCTCATATGCAACTATTTTGCTATTGTGCGTTCACTGAGTGATGACGGTAATGCTCTTTTGTCATTCAAAAACTCCATAGAAAACTACACAGATGACCCCCTGAATAACTGGAATTCTACAGACATAAGCCCATGTTCATGGCATGGAGTAAAATGCAGGGGAGACCGAGTTGTCTCTCTTTCTATTCCAAATAGAAAACTTGTGGGGTCTCTTCCCGCTGCTCTTGGAAACCTCAGAGAGCTTCGCCATGTTAATCTTCGCAACAACAAGTTCTTTGGAAGTTTGCCACCCGACTTGTTTCATGCAAAAGAGCTAAAAACTCTGGTTCTTTCAGGAAATTCATTATCTGGGCCTATTCCTCATGAGATAGGAAACCTCAAGAACCtgcaaattttagatttttctcAGAACTCATTCAATGGTTCAATACCTTCATCTTTAGTTCAATGCAACAGACTAAAGACACTTTCCCTTGGTCAAAACAGTTTAACTGGTCCTCTTATAGATGTTTTTGGAACCAGTTTGATTGCTCTTCAAAGAGTCGATCTTTCCTTCAACAGACTCAGCGGTTCTATTCCTAGCACCATGGGCAATTTGTCTAGTTTAAAAGGAACTCTTAATCTGTCTCACAACTTTCTCAATGGTACTATCCCAGCTAGCCTAGGAAGCCTTCCTGAGACAGTGTATATTGATCTCAGTTATAACAATCTTAGTGGAAATATTCCCCAAGTTGGTACTCTATTGAGTATAGGACCTACAGCTTTCGCTGGCAACTCTTTGCTCTGTGGACTTCCATTAAATATTTCTTGTTCTTCAAGCCATCCTGATTCACAATCATTATTTCATTTCCCATCTCAAAATTCAGATAGCAGCTCTGGTAAGAATGGTAAAGGCAGTAACTCATGTTTGAGTATTGTGATCACAATTGTAGCCAGTGTCATAGTGGGAATCTGCCTTATTGGGTTGCTGGTCTCAAACCGGTGCAGAAAGATTACTGCTTGTAAAGATGGTGAACAAGCTGGTGGCTGTAGCTTTGAGAAAGCATTGATGGTAAGAAAAGAGTTTTTCTGCTTTGCAAAAGGAAGTCCAGAGATCATATCAGAAAATATGGGGCATTACAACTTTGTGCAATTGGAACAGCAGCTTAATTTTGATCTAGACCAACTTCTGAAAGCATCTGCTTTTCTTCTGGGTAAGAGTGGAACTGGGATTGTGTATAAAGTTGTTCTTGCAGATGGGCGTGCCTTAGCAGTGAGAAGATTGGGAGAAGATGGAGGCTCTCAGAGGTTTAGGGAGTTCCAAGCTGAAGTTGAAGCAATTGGAAAAGTTAGACATCCCAATATCGCGGCTCTTCGAGCTTATTGCTGGTCCGTCGACGAGAAGCTCCTCATCTATGATTATATACCTAATGGTGACCTTGCCACTGCAATTCATG GGAAAGCTGGAACAGTTCCCTTCCGACCACTTTCATGGCCTGTTCGTTTAAGAATCATGAAAGGAATAGCAAAAGGTTTGGCTTATCTTCATGAATTCAGTCCCAAACGGTATGTTCATGGAAATCTAAAGCCTAGCAACATACTGCTTGGGCAGAATATGGAACCCTATATCTCTGATTTTGGACTTTGCCGCCTCCTGAATACAGACAGAGGATCCCAAACGTATGAATTGGATCAAATGACTAGTGGAACACCACAAAGCAATTCTCCTTTTGAATTTCTGCCAACAAGTCCAACAGTAACAGTGGGATCTAGTTATCAATCTCCTGAAGTCTCTAAAGTCACAAAGCCATCCCAGAAGTGGGATATTTACTCTTATGGAGTGATCTTACTAGAGATGATTTCTGGAAAATTTCCAATGATAAAGATGGGTTCTATGGAAATTGATCTAGCTCAGTGGGTTCAGCTCAGCTTTGAGGAAAGGAAGCCACTCTACCATGTCTTAGATCCCTTCATGGCTCATGATTTAGATGAGGAGAAGGAGATAGTTGATGTAGTTAAAATTGCTCTGGCCTGTGCTCAGAAGAGCCCTGAAAGGAGACCTTCTATGAGGTATGTCTGTGATAATCTGGAAAGACTGGCGCCATCCATTAATTGA